ATTTAAATAGATTACAGCAGCTTTCCATCACCAGAGCAACTCACAGCAATCCTACGGTATTGGGAAATCTGGCTCTTAATTAGTACCTGATTTAATGGCTTAAAGCTTATGTTTTGTGAGCCCAGTTTCTGTGAAGGGTGAGTGTCGGTTGCACGCCTCTGTCCATGAGCCCCAGCCTCTGTGCTTTACATGTTCTTGAAACGGTGTTTTGATGTTCAAGGCAATGGTGACAATTGGGCCAAGTTACAGACCAATGAAAACCCTTGACACAAGAACAGGCTCCCTTATAGACCTCTGAAGCATCCACCAGGAGActtgccccatggcagctggctgtagagcagtggtgggcaatctgcagcccACAGGGGTTCCACTTGCAGCCTGTGGATCCCCTGtatgcaccccttccccaagtgCCTCTGAGGCAGTGGAGCCCTACTCTTCCCCCTCCTGTCCAGCGCTTCTGGGGTGCCAGGAAGCCACCAACtcgtgctctgtccctgctcatcCTCCTGCCTCCTAGCGCTTGAACAGCCGCAGATCCTCTGGGAAGCAGAGGGTGGAGAAGGATGTACATAgctccagtgccccactgcacagGAGGTACCTGTTGTGGGGGAGCAAAGGGGAGCCTCAGTGGGCCACGGGCTGCAGGTTGTTCACCATTGGTTgtgcggcccactgagatgaaacgGGCACTCGTGTGGCCCACTCACTGTTTTTGGTTGCCCATTGCGGCTGTAAAGACTATTGCTTGGCTGAGTTGCTTGTCACTATGATCTCATTTAAGTTACCTGATCCTGTCTGGGGGCTATACAATAATCAGAACAGTCACTGCAACTGTGAAGGACTTAGCTTATTGTGCGACTGAATTTTGTACAACTGTAGATTTGTACAACGTGCTAGATCTATTTGTAAGTAAAACAATGGCTCGAAGAGGCCACGCTGAGACAATCATTCAGAGAGCAGAGACCAACCTGTATCAAATCATCTAAAGAACTCGGGTTTTAATACACTTGTCTCCTGAGAACGTACACGCAGGTTAAGCTAGGAGTCACTCTTGTATTCAAAGAATGGGTGCTGTAAATCATATAAATCAGAGGTTGAATCCCTATGAAGTGGAGCCCAGGCTTAACTTTGATGTCATGACTGGCACCTCCCTATGAGAATGTCCTGTGAAGTGCATTTGAGGCTTTTCTCAACCAGTCCTCCCCCAGGTAGTCTTTGTCATTTCCGAGGGGCGTCTTTGAGGTGGCCATATTAATCCCCCAGCTCCTTTGACATTCAGAAGCTGTGTGGTTTGAGAAGGCTGAGGTGGAAGTGGAGGTCTCTGTGGGCTTTGAACTGTTGAGTGTTTGGTGTCTCATGACAGTGCATGTGTTGTTACTAATCACATTGATTTCCCGGGCGTTTGGCTTGGGAACCAGCATTTTACAGCCGTGTGAATTTGCTTCAGGAGGAGTGGAGCTGTCTGAATCTCTCCTCAGGCTGAGCAGTGTCCACTTCCCAGCCGAGGCTCTACAAGAACCCAGCTGCCCACCATTTCTCTTGGGTTCTGATGTTAGAGCTCAGGGGACTTCTGCAGAAGTGCAGCATAATTTAACTTCTTTCCCCCTGCAGTGGGCCCCAAAGCTGGAAGGTGCTTGTGGAGAAGCCTGGCACTGAATTGGTttgtgcagcacagggcaggaacAGGTGACTTGGCAGTGCGTAGAGATGCCTTGACAACAAGTGATGCATTGGGGGAAGAATTGCCCCTTTCCCTTCAGGCGTTCCCACCAGGCCCACCTCTTCCGCAGTGTCTGTTCAGCGGGGGATTGTGTGTCCTGAGGTTCAGGCTTGGGAGTTCATGgctttctgtttctctctccctgctggtgACGTCAGCCTGCACCTGACCACCTTCAGCCTGCAGTACACCCCTCCCGTTGTGGCCTGCGTCTGTATCCACCTGGCTTGTAAGTGGTCCAACTGGGAGATCCCAGTCTCCACGGATGGGAAGCACTGGTGGGAATACGTTGATGGCACTGTAACTCTGGAGCTCTTGGACGGTAAGTTTTGGAGCAGAGGCCCCTCCAAAAGACACTCTTATTATCTTGGCATCTGTTCCTGGGTCTGCCATTCTGACACTGCCACTGACCAATTCCTGGACGTCAAGGGCTTCTGATGTGCCAAGGCTTTCAGTGTGGCTGCTTCTGTGGTGCAGTAGAGACAGCAGAAGTCATGAAGTGGGATGagttgaaatagtgctgctagcTCCTTGGACTTCCCTTCCTGAAACAGCTCTATCCACCAGTGCGCAGTGAGCCACAGGCCTGTGGCGGCTCTGTGCCCACCCTCTGACCTGCCTGTCTGTGTTGTGTGTCCCCTTTGCAGAGCTGACTCATGAATTCCTGCAGATTCTTGAGAAAACTCCCAACCGGCTCAAGCGGATCCGCAACTGGCGGGTAAGGATCCCCTCTGTTGGGTGGCTGTCCCTGGCTGTGCCTCGGAGTCCCCTGTCTGTGCCGCTTCTGAGCCATGTAGTCTCTAGTATTACAAATGGTCGGGGTGGAGCACATCAATACCAAGGGTTAACAAACGTGTGTTTCTGTAGTCTACCTTAGTAACTCGGTGAGCTTTTTCCTTTCTAGCCCTCTTGAGAAACCCATTCCCTATGGAGGAGTGTGATACCCTCCCCATCCATGAGCGAGTGAGGTGGGCTGGGGGGCTCTAACTGTACTTTAGACCTGTGGGGTTATAGAGACTTTCCCAGCCTGACACTCTAGGGGTGTGAACTGCCCGAAGCCCCAGCATGCAGGCAGGTGCAGGCTGTCTGCATTTGTAAATGTGCAGTCTCTTTCCTGGGACAGCTGTGTGTTCCAAGAACAGTTTTCCTCCTCGTTTGAGAGGGATGAAGCCGGGGAGACATACAACTTGTTGCAGGTCCAGCTAGTGCCATAGGCCCACTAAGAGGGTCTCAGCACAGCCGTGAGTACCCCAGGTTTGCTGCTAACTCTGCAGCTCGGCGGTTGCTCCCTTTTTTCCCCAGATTTAGTAACAGGGCTGGTGTCCATTTCACAAAGCCACCGAGGTACACATGCCCTTTCTTTTATTTTAGGCCTCCCAAGCAGccaagaaatccaaagcagatgACCAAGGAGAAGATGAGTGCCTCTCGGAGCAAACTATTCTCAGCATGATCTCCAGGAACAATTCTGACATGAACATCGCAGGCTTAATGAGTATGTCAACTTCCTCTACTGCAACTGCCGGGCCTGCTCTCCCGGCTGCAGAGGGCTTGCCTAGTGATCTGAGCAGTACGGATGTGTTGCCATCAGAGCACTGGTTGTCCCACCATCCTGCACACAAGCTAGAGGGTGGTCAGATTCACAGGACTAACGATAGTTCAGCAGCCACCGATCATCCCCTGCAGCAGGATGGCGCAGCGTaccagaagcagagcagcaaGAGCGCACCATCAGCAAAGGTGTCGCTGAAGGAATACCGCGCCAAGCATGCTGAAGAGCTGGCCGCGCAGAAGCGGCAGCTGGAGAACATGGAAGCCAATGTGCGGTCTCAGTATGCCTACGCTGCACAGAACCTCCTggtccagcagcagagggagagggaagtcCAGCAAGAGAACAACCTCTCCCCAGTTGTCCTGAAGATCCCCATCAGCGGCTCTGAAAATGCAGAGCGCCCGCCTTTGGACAAGAGCGACAAGGCTTCTGCTCTGAAGATGAGGCTCCctgcggcagggggaggaggggacagaCCATCATCCAAACCAGAGGAGATCAAAATGCGCATCAAGGTGCCGACAGCCTCGGATCGGCACAGCTCCTCGGATGAGAGCAGCGGGAAGAGCCGGGAGCACAAGGAGAAACACAAGGCTCACTTgtccaaccaccaccatcacaatcATCACTCGCACAAACACTTGCACGcgcagcctgcagctggggccagtggcGCTGGGGGCAAGCGTCCAGGAGACTCTAAACACAGCAGCCAGCAGAGTACATTGGCCCACAAGAGCTACAGTTTGTCTGGGGCCACTCGGAAGAGGCCCCTCCAGGAAGAGGCATCGGCTGCCGCACACGAGCACCAGCCAAAAATCAGTAAAAGCTCCAAAGCTGCTGGGATGCAGTTCCCCTTCGCCCACCTTcctgg
This sequence is a window from Carettochelys insculpta isolate YL-2023 chromosome 29, ASM3395843v1, whole genome shotgun sequence. Protein-coding genes within it:
- the CCNT1 gene encoding cyclin-T1 isoform X2, whose protein sequence is MEASASGGAGGGAAKRWYFTREQLERSPSRRAGFDPDKELSYRQQAANLLQDMGQRLNVSQLTINTAIVYMHRFYMVQSFTQFHRNSVAPAALFLAAKVEEQPRKLEHVIKVAHACLHPQDTLPDTRSEAYLQQAQDLVILESIILQTLGFEITIDHPHTHVVKCTQLVRASKDLAQTSYFMATNSLHLTTFSLQYTPPVVACVCIHLACKWSNWEIPVSTDGKHWWEYVDGTVTLELLDELTHEFLQILEKTPNRLKRIRNWRASQAAKKSKADDQGEDECLSEQTILSMISRNNSDMNIAGLMSMSTSSTATAGPALPAAEGLPSDLSSTDVLPSEHWLSHHPAHKLEGGQIHRTNDSSAATDHPLQQDGAAYQKQSSKSAPSAKVSLKEYRAKHAEELAAQKRQLENMEANVRSQYAYAAQNLLVQQQREREVQQENNLSPVVLKIPISGSENAERPPLDKSDKASALKMRLPAAGGGGDRPSSKPEEIKMRIKVPTASDRHSSSDESSGKSREHKEKHKAHLSNHHHHNHHSHKHLHAQPAAGASGAGGKRPGDSKHSSQQSTLAHKSYSLSGATRKRPLQEEASAAAHEHQPKISKSSKAAGMQFPFAHLPGAAQLPAHSLEAGGLPFPQAGKARGTHGKSDKGPSGANGHNTNQAIDYQDTVNMLHSLLSAQGMQPAQPPAFDFAHSYGEYLNPRATGSSRAANTDKPRPPPLPSEPPPPLPPLPK
- the CCNT1 gene encoding cyclin-T1 isoform X1; amino-acid sequence: MHACILRTPFQTLGVRYQRKKRVCHLDVSAFEVSEQGAYLQQAQDLVILESIILQTLGFEITIDHPHTHVVKCTQLVRASKDLAQTSYFMATNSLHLTTFSLQYTPPVVACVCIHLACKWSNWEIPVSTDGKHWWEYVDGTVTLELLDELTHEFLQILEKTPNRLKRIRNWRASQAAKKSKADDQGEDECLSEQTILSMISRNNSDMNIAGLMSMSTSSTATAGPALPAAEGLPSDLSSTDVLPSEHWLSHHPAHKLEGGQIHRTNDSSAATDHPLQQDGAAYQKQSSKSAPSAKVSLKEYRAKHAEELAAQKRQLENMEANVRSQYAYAAQNLLVQQQREREVQQENNLSPVVLKIPISGSENAERPPLDKSDKASALKMRLPAAGGGGDRPSSKPEEIKMRIKVPTASDRHSSSDESSGKSREHKEKHKAHLSNHHHHNHHSHKHLHAQPAAGASGAGGKRPGDSKHSSQQSTLAHKSYSLSGATRKRPLQEEASAAAHEHQPKISKSSKAAGMQFPFAHLPGAAQLPAHSLEAGGLPFPQAGKARGTHGKSDKGPSGANGHNTNQAIDYQDTVNMLHSLLSAQGMQPAQPPAFDFAHSYGEYLNPRATGSSRAANTDKPRPPPLPSEPPPPLPPLPK